CTTTTTTCGCCGTGGTCTGGCAAATGGCCTTGAGCTCCTGAAGGCTTTCCATCAGGCCTCCACCCGGCGCGCGAGCAGCGCGGCGTTTTCCACGACTTCGGCGCCATGCGTGATGTAGTACTGGAGGATCAGCGCGTCCTGCATCGCCTCGGGGCTGTCCGAATTGTCGTAGACAATGGCGTCTTCCGCTCGGCGCAGGGGCGCAATCTTCCGGCTGCGGTCGGCTTCGTCCAGCTCGTCGATTTTCGGGAGGAGCTTTTTGTAATCGCCCGCCGCTTTTTTCTCGGCATCCGTCATCATCTTGAACATGCGCCTGGCGCGCACGTCCGCGGACGCCGTGATGTAAAACTTCCACACCGCGTCCGGAAACACCACCGAGCCGATGTCGCGTCCTTCCATGACGATGGTCTGCTCGCGGGCGTAGGAACGCTGCAGCTGCGTGAGGTGGTCCCGCAATTCCGGGATCACGGCAATCTTGGAGGCGAACAGGACAATCGAATCATGATCGAGCTTTTCGGTCCAGTCCTCTCCGTTCACGTAAGTCCGGAACGTCGCGGTCCCGGATTCGAAACGGATTTTGGCCGCGCGCGCCGCACGAACCACGTCTTCACGGGCCTCCGGCGCGACACGGTTATCCATGCAGAGCTTGGCAACCGAACGGTACATGTGCCCCGTGTTGACAAAGGTGTAGCCCTGGAGCCGCGCGAGCGCCTGGGCCACGCTGCTTTTCCCGACATACGACGGGCCGTCGATGGCAATGACGTTTGTGCTCATGCCGCGCCTCCGAAGAAATAAAAAAGCGCGAGCAGGGTTTTCGCATCCTGAATTTCGCGGGAACGGATCATGGCCTTTACCTGCGCGCGCGTAAAAACCCGGGCCTGGATGATTTCATCGCTTTCATGCGCGATTTTCTTTTGGACCAATCCTTCGGCGGCAAAGCAATGGATGAGCTCTGTGTTGAAGCCGGGAGAGGCATAGACCGCGGCGAGTTTCTTCCAGCGCTTGGCCGCGTAGCCGATTTCTTCGACGAGCTCGCGCTTGGCGCAGGCCAGCGCGGATTCCTTGGGCCCGATGGTGCCGGCCGGAATTTCCCAGAGGTATTTTTCGGCGCCGTAGCGGTACTGGCGGATCAGGATGAGGCGGCTGCGGTCGAGGACGGGCACCATCACGCTGATGTCGTGGCGGTGCACGAGAAGGTCGCGGTCGAGCGTCTGGCCGTTGGGCCACACAACGCGGTCCAGGAAAACATCGAAGCAGTAGCCCCGGTAGATTTTCTTGCGGCTCAAACGCCGGGCTTTGATCTCGGTTTTACTTTTCATGGTATTGCAACGGGATTTGTTCCGGCGGCACCTGGAAATCCGGCGCCGGAAGCTCGGCTACGGTGAATTGGGTAATCGACGGGTCGGGCGCGCTTTCGATCGGGCATGACGTCACGATCCGCAGGCGCATTTTAGCGTAGGTCTTTTGCAAATCATAGCCGTATCTTGAAAACGTGATGTCCGTGTCCTCGTTGTGGATCAGGTACCGGCGGCTGAGGCGCATCATCTCCGCCAGGATTTTGCGGGCCTTTTCGTAATCGTTATGCAGGATCACGGCCGAAGAAAAAACAGCATCGAAGCTTTTGTCCCGGAACGGCAGACGCTCCGCGTCCGCTTCCGCAAGACAGCGCGCGCCCTGCAAATAGCTGCGCGCCTTCAAAAGCTGCGGGCGGCTGAAATCAATCCCCGCGACAAGCGCGCCGGGCTTTGCGGCACGCTGCAATTGTTTGCCGTAACCGCAGCCGATTTCCAGGAACGCGGCATACTCCAGCTTCTGGATTTCCCCGCCCAGGAATTCGCTCCGCCGCGTCCGGTCGGCCGCCGCTTCCTGCTCCTCGAAATAATGCTGGCCTCCCCTGTTCTGCCAATACTGGCGCGGCCGGCCATAGCGCAGCAGCCGGTCGAGCCGCGGATAACGGCTGAGCCAGCTCGTCCAGGCGTGCTTGAGCTTGGAAATCATTTCTTCCTCGCGACCATGAGCAGCCGGTTCTGCCGGCGGAAGATCTTCTGCAAAAGGATGATGATTTCCCCTGCCAGCCGCTCCAGCGGATTCAAACGGTACTTGGCCAGGTCCGTGCTCGAATAAAAATGTTCCACGGGCTGAAAACCGTTCTGCTCCAGAAGCCGCGTCAGACTCGCTCGGTCGAAATAGGTGACGTGCTCCAGGAAATAGATTTTTTTGATGCCGGTTTTGATCTTCCCGCCGCTTAGGCGGTAAACGAGATCCGAAAGCAGGCGCAGGAAGCTCGCTTCGTTCGGCGTGGCGATGAGGAGGAGGCCGCCTGGAGCCAGAAGTTCATGCGCCTTGCGGATCATTTTATGCGGGTCCGGCACGTGCTCGATCACGTCCAGGATGGCCGCGGCCTGAGGCTTTTCGCCCGACGCATCCAAAGCTTCGAAAAAGCCGGTCTTGAGATGGAGACCGAATTTTTCCCGCGCGAGTTCGGCATTCGTGCGGCTCGTATCGATGCCGTCCACCTGCCACCCTCTTTTTTTCGCCAGCGCGAGGAAAAGGCCGTTGCCGAACCCCACTTCGAAGAGCCGCCGCGCGCAGCCGCCGCCATGTTTTTCCAAAAGCCCGAGGCTGGCATTGAATTCCTGCAGCGTCTTCGTCTCTGTGTCCAGGCTTCCGTATTCGTAGTAGCCGTCATGAAACTCATTCAGGGCTTTCAGGGTTTCGGAAGACTCATAGGCCGCGGCCATGCCCGCCGGGTCCAGGCAGGGATCGAGATAACTCAGGCCGCAGGCGCATTTGTAGACCTGCGTATGCTCGAGCTCATACAGGTGTTTTCGTTCGCGGCCGCCGCAGAGCGGGCAGGCGTCCAGCTTTTTCAGGTAGGGTTCAAGAATGGAGGCGGGCATGCGGCTCCTGAGATTCAGGTTTCGGAAAATGCGTTTTCGACGACCTCAGCGTCCAGAAGACAAAGGCGGCCCACAGCACGACATTGGCCCAGGTCCCCATGCCCGCGGCTTTTCCGTAGGGAAGCATCTGCAGAAAATAAATCACGCAGGCCGCGCGCGCCGCCGCGGAAATACCCGCCGGGGCAAGCGGCTCGGCGCGCCTTCCCGCACCCATGAGCGCCAAAAACGGAAAGGCCCAGACCACGAATTGATGGCTGCGCGCCACGGGCGAAAGCAGCGGCATACTGAGAAAAACCAGGGAGATTTCGAGCGCCCCGCGCAGCGCGCGAGGATTTTTTTCTTGAGACGTCCAGAGCGCCAGAAGACAAAGAAACATCAGACCCTTCACGGCGGTGGTCAAAAGAGACAGCTTCTCGAGTTTGATGCCTCCGAAAAGAACGGGAAGTTTGCGATAACGCGTGGCCGCCTGGATCGGATACGAGCCTTCGTCCGCATACCGGTTCCGGTCTTTGAGTAAAAGGCGCGTGAGCCCGCCTTCGAGCGACTGGTTTTTCTCCGTGAGCTTGGCTGTTAAGGCTTCGAAGCGGATCTGCTCCGCGGATTTTTTCAGCGGATGACCGTCGTCCTTTTCCCGCTTCGCCTGCAGCGTGACAAGCGTGGGCTTGATAATCCTGCCCAGCCATTGGCGATGGTAGACCCTGTTTTGACCGGGGCCGAAAATAAGCGTGGGAATCAGGACTGTCAGAGCCGCCAGCCCGGCCAGAGTCCCGCCCAGCACTTTCCATTGCCGCTTCAACAGAAAATAAAACAAAAACAGCGCGGGCGTGGCTTTCAGCAGGATCGCGGCGGAAAGCGCGAATCCGGCGCGGAAGTTTTTGGAATCCTGATAAAGGCCAAGGGCCAGCACGCAAAGCGCGAAGACCAGGATGTTCGCCTGCGCCATGATCAGGTTGTCGAGCAGGAGCAGGAAGAGCATCGCGAAATATAGCCCCTCGCGCCACGGCTTCAGGGACTCGGCTGAAAATCCTCCCGGCATGTCCAGGAGGCGGCCGCTTTTTTTCAGGCACCAGCCATACAGGAAAACGTTGAGCGCGTTGAAGAGAAACGCGGCAAGCCAGATCGGAAAAAACGCGAACGCGGCAAAAAAGCAGGCCGCGGCCGGAGAATAAAGGAACGGCCCTTTGTTGCCGGGCGTTCCATAATATTCGCCCTGGTAGTAAATCCCCTGGTGCGTGAGCACCGCCTTCCCCGCCGCGTAAAAGGTGTCGAAGTCATTGGAGCCCTTATGCGCGCGCGCGGCCGCCACGATGCCTGTGATCAGGATAAATCCCAGGATGGCTGCCGTGATCAGACGCGTGGCTTTGCAGGAACAACTCATGCCGCCTCCTTTTTGCGGAAGACCTTAAAAGTGCCGGACTCGAATTCCAGCGCGTAGCCCGCGGCCGCAAGCTGCGCGAAATCCGCGGCGGCCTTTTCCCCCAGCAGTGTTTCGTCGACTGCGACCGTCGTAGCCGCCAGCGCGCGGGCGGATCCGCCTTCCCTCGGATGCTGGTTCTCGTAAATGTGCAGCTCCTTACGGTCCGCCGCATGCGGCGCGAAAAACTCGTGCGTGCGCAGGGATTCGTTCGAAGGAATCTTGCGCAGGTAATCGCGGACAAGACGCGTGTGGGCATTGTCGTAAGAACGCGTGACCTGGATCACGTAAAGCTCTGAAACGCCAGCGCACAGCAGCGAGGCGGCGATCACGTAATAAGGAAGCCAGCGCGCGCTTTTCATCCGCGCCGCGCCCTCGACGGCGGAAATAAAAACAAACGGCGTGAGGAAAGCCGTGTATTGGAAGAAAATCGAGCGCGTGGCCTCGTTGCGCGAAATCAGATTCTGCGCCAGCATGGGAAGTGTCAGCAGCAGCGACGGCGGATCGAGCAGGCTGAGCCAGCCGAGCGGCGCAAAAATCTTGGCGAGATAGGAAACCGTTCCCGCATTGGCAAGCTGCCGCGCCAAAGCGGAAAGCCCCTGATCCTTCCAGGCCATGAAATTTCCGGAAAGGTAAGCGTAATCCTGGCCGGAGAAGGCCGGGATCCAGAAGCGGACGGCGGCAAAAAAATAAACGGCGGAGAAGGCCATCCATCCCAGGCCAAAGGACCGGCGGCCGGGAAGAAAGCAGAACGCATAGGCGCCGAGCGCAAACGTGACAAGCGCCGCGTTCTCTTTCGACAACAAGGCCAGCAGCAAAAACAGCGACGCCTTGCGCGTTTTGCCGCCGTCGAGGAAATAATAGGCCCAGAGAAAAAGCGGCATGGCCGCGACTTCGGGATGAAAGTCAAAGCGCACGGCATTGCGGACCGGCAGGTACAGGACAAACGCGGCCGCGAAGGAAAGCGCCAGAGCCGGACATTTTTTCCGAGCCAAGAGATAAACCGGGAAGATGCTGCTGGCCGCGGCGATCGCCTGTAGAAGGAGAAGGTTTCGCGGATCGGGCCAAACCGCATAAGGAAGCGCGAACAAGGCGAGCAGCGGCGAAAAATGATCGCCGAGCAGGCAGATGCCCCCTTTGATGGAAGAATAAAGGAAAGCGCCGTGCGCGGTGTTCCAAACCGCCTGCGCGAAAATCGCGAGGTCGAAAGAGCTGTGCAGCACGTCGTGGCGCAGCCAGGCCGAAGCCCCCCAAACCTCCGCGGAAAGCGCAAACAGCACGAGGGTCCAGCTGGCCGGTGTGAGTTTGAGAGACGCAAGCCATGAGAAAATAAAACTGCGCCGGGTTTTACCGTTTTGCACCGCCGCCTCACGGAGACCGGCCCAGACGAGCACCAGGAGCGTGAGAGCCGATACCGCGCCGCGGTGCAGCCAGGGCTTTTGCCCGGCCAGGTCCGCGAGCCTGCCCTGGATCAAGAAGCCGCCGCCGGTCAAAAAAATAAAACCCGCGGCCAGGAGAAAAAGATCGAAGGCCATGCTTTCCAGGGATCCGGACTTGCGGGGTTCCAGTGTTTTCATGAGGCCTTGAGGAGAGATTTGTTTTTTAAATAATCGACGAGCGTTTGCGCCACGAGCCGGTTGCCTGCCGCGGTCCAATGGAGATCATCCGTAATGTACCAATGCGCGGCCGGCTTTTCAGCGAAAGCTTTTTGGAAAACAGGCGTCAAATCCACGGCGTCGATGCCTTCCCGATTCGCAAACCGAAGCATGGAATCCCGGACCGGCTCCACCGTCCCGGTGAGCCAGCGCTGCGGCGGCACGATGACGAGCACCGCGGGAACGCCGGCCCGTTTCAGGTCATGGACCATGTGGCTCAGGATCACGCGGCCGAGCACCCATTCCGGGCTGGAGTCCGGATCTTCCAGGCCCAGCATTTTCTGCAGGCGGATCATGGCTTTCAGCGTGACGCGGTAAAGCGCGCTATTCATCAGGAATTTTTCCAGCGGACTTTTTCCGATGAGGTCCGGGAACTGAACCGTGGAAAAATTTTTGTCCCGCGGCACGGGAACATGGCGCAGCTCCAGGGCGCCGTCCTTCAGGCTAAAATACGGCTTTCCGTAGCCGGCATCATTGAACGCGCGTGTCGCGCGCCAGAAATCTTCCGGGTAAACGCTGATGAGCACCAGGTCGGGATGCGTTTCGGAAAGCTCGCGCTGCGCGCTGAGGTAGATCTGGTCCACGCCATAGCCCGCCACGCCGAGATTCAGCACCTCGAGCGAAGGATCGAGCGCTTCCATTTGCGCGGGAAACGTTTCGTTGTCATGAACGCCGAAGCCGAACGTGAAGCTGTCTCCTGCCGCGAGAATCCGGAACGAGCCGGGCTTCTTGTAGTCCGCGTACTCGCGGGTGCCGCGATAGCCTTTGGAATTCAGGCTGACCGGCACGGTCTGGCCGTTTTTCTTCAAAGACGAGGACGTGTTTCGTTGATGGGTCCAGCCCAGCGTGGCGTCGTACTCGATCCAGCTGGATTCCGGAATGATGGCCCAGCCTGCCGCGGCTTGCGGCTTCGGCGCTTCGGGATAGAGTTTACGCAGCACGAGTTCGCTCACGC
This genomic stretch from Verrucomicrobiia bacterium harbors:
- a CDS encoding NUDIX hydrolase translates to MKSKTEIKARRLSRKKIYRGYCFDVFLDRVVWPNGQTLDRDLLVHRHDISVMVPVLDRSRLILIRQYRYGAEKYLWEIPAGTIGPKESALACAKRELVEEIGYAAKRWKKLAAVYASPGFNTELIHCFAAEGLVQKKIAHESDEIIQARVFTRAQVKAMIRSREIQDAKTLLALFYFFGGAA
- a CDS encoding SGNH/GDSL hydrolase family protein; its protein translation is MTRRVLPSRPQAQNFLLLAVVLLFLLGVSELVLRKLYPEAPKPQAAAGWAIIPESSWIEYDATLGWTHQRNTSSSLKKNGQTVPVSLNSKGYRGTREYADYKKPGSFRILAAGDSFTFGFGVHDNETFPAQMEALDPSLEVLNLGVAGYGVDQIYLSAQRELSETHPDLVLISVYPEDFWRATRAFNDAGYGKPYFSLKDGALELRHVPVPRDKNFSTVQFPDLIGKSPLEKFLMNSALYRVTLKAMIRLQKMLGLEDPDSSPEWVLGRVILSHMVHDLKRAGVPAVLVIVPPQRWLTGTVEPVRDSMLRFANREGIDAVDLTPVFQKAFAEKPAAHWYITDDLHWTAAGNRLVAQTLVDYLKNKSLLKAS
- the cmk gene encoding (d)CMP kinase; protein product: MSTNVIAIDGPSYVGKSSVAQALARLQGYTFVNTGHMYRSVAKLCMDNRVAPEAREDVVRAARAAKIRFESGTATFRTYVNGEDWTEKLDHDSIVLFASKIAVIPELRDHLTQLQRSYAREQTIVMEGRDIGSVVFPDAVWKFYITASADVRARRMFKMMTDAEKKAAGDYKKLLPKIDELDEADRSRKIAPLRRAEDAIVYDNSDSPEAMQDALILQYYITHGAEVVENAALLARRVEA
- a CDS encoding glycosyltransferase family 87 protein, which gives rise to MSCSCKATRLITAAILGFILITGIVAAARAHKGSNDFDTFYAAGKAVLTHQGIYYQGEYYGTPGNKGPFLYSPAAACFFAAFAFFPIWLAAFLFNALNVFLYGWCLKKSGRLLDMPGGFSAESLKPWREGLYFAMLFLLLLDNLIMAQANILVFALCVLALGLYQDSKNFRAGFALSAAILLKATPALFLFYFLLKRQWKVLGGTLAGLAALTVLIPTLIFGPGQNRVYHRQWLGRIIKPTLVTLQAKREKDDGHPLKKSAEQIRFEALTAKLTEKNQSLEGGLTRLLLKDRNRYADEGSYPIQAATRYRKLPVLFGGIKLEKLSLLTTAVKGLMFLCLLALWTSQEKNPRALRGALEISLVFLSMPLLSPVARSHQFVVWAFPFLALMGAGRRAEPLAPAGISAAARAACVIYFLQMLPYGKAAGMGTWANVVLWAAFVFWTLRSSKTHFPKPESQEPHARLHS
- a CDS encoding class I SAM-dependent methyltransferase, giving the protein MISKLKHAWTSWLSRYPRLDRLLRYGRPRQYWQNRGGQHYFEEQEAAADRTRRSEFLGGEIQKLEYAAFLEIGCGYGKQLQRAAKPGALVAGIDFSRPQLLKARSYLQGARCLAEADAERLPFRDKSFDAVFSSAVILHNDYEKARKILAEMMRLSRRYLIHNEDTDITFSRYGYDLQKTYAKMRLRIVTSCPIESAPDPSITQFTVAELPAPDFQVPPEQIPLQYHEK
- a CDS encoding DUF2079 domain-containing protein, with amino-acid sequence MKTLEPRKSGSLESMAFDLFLLAAGFIFLTGGGFLIQGRLADLAGQKPWLHRGAVSALTLLVLVWAGLREAAVQNGKTRRSFIFSWLASLKLTPASWTLVLFALSAEVWGASAWLRHDVLHSSFDLAIFAQAVWNTAHGAFLYSSIKGGICLLGDHFSPLLALFALPYAVWPDPRNLLLLQAIAAASSIFPVYLLARKKCPALALSFAAAFVLYLPVRNAVRFDFHPEVAAMPLFLWAYYFLDGGKTRKASLFLLLALLSKENAALVTFALGAYAFCFLPGRRSFGLGWMAFSAVYFFAAVRFWIPAFSGQDYAYLSGNFMAWKDQGLSALARQLANAGTVSYLAKIFAPLGWLSLLDPPSLLLTLPMLAQNLISRNEATRSIFFQYTAFLTPFVFISAVEGAARMKSARWLPYYVIAASLLCAGVSELYVIQVTRSYDNAHTRLVRDYLRKIPSNESLRTHEFFAPHAADRKELHIYENQHPREGGSARALAATTVAVDETLLGEKAAADFAQLAAAGYALEFESGTFKVFRKKEAA
- a CDS encoding class I SAM-dependent methyltransferase, translating into MPASILEPYLKKLDACPLCGGRERKHLYELEHTQVYKCACGLSYLDPCLDPAGMAAAYESSETLKALNEFHDGYYEYGSLDTETKTLQEFNASLGLLEKHGGGCARRLFEVGFGNGLFLALAKKRGWQVDGIDTSRTNAELAREKFGLHLKTGFFEALDASGEKPQAAAILDVIEHVPDPHKMIRKAHELLAPGGLLLIATPNEASFLRLLSDLVYRLSGGKIKTGIKKIYFLEHVTYFDRASLTRLLEQNGFQPVEHFYSSTDLAKYRLNPLERLAGEIIILLQKIFRRQNRLLMVARKK